The DNA sequence GCAGCATCTGGATCCGACACGGTGCTCTCGGGTGTAGTAGGCGTGCCAGGCTCGCCGCCACAAGCTGCCAGGGACAGTGTTGCTGCGGCTCCGAATGCTAATAATTTTCCAGGTATTTCCATGAAGTCGCTCCTTTGTCATGTATGCGATGTGATTATCAATATTTTTCAGGCCCAGTGCAAGCACGAGCGGAATGCTATACTGGGGGCATGTCATTATCTCTTACTCAAATGCGGGCCAACTGTAGCAAAGCCCGGGCTGCTATGGAGCGTGCCCAGCACGAACATTTCGCCTTGGGCGCCTTCAACCTAGACAACCAAGACATCCTGAAGGCAGTCATGCACGCTGCCAAAAACAAAAATGCACCGCTGATGGTAGAAGTCAGCCATGGCGAGGTAGAGGCTTTGGGTCTCGATAATATTCGCGATATGGTGGACAACTACAAGGAAGAATTTGGCACTGAGGTTTATGTCAATCTAGATCACAGCCCTTCAGTCGCCGCTGCCATCGCCGGCATAGAGGCTGGCTATGAGTTCATCCATATAGACATCAGCCAGGCCCGTAAGGATGCCACCGTAGAAGAGATCATCACCGAAACCCGGCAGATCGTAGATTACGCCCGCCTTACCGGGGCGATGATAGAGAGCGAACCGCACTACTTTGGCGGCGGTTCCAACCTATTCACCAAAGCCTTTGACTACGAAGAGGTCAAGAAGACATTCAGTACCCCGGACAGTGCACGTGATTTTGTAGATGCTACTGGCATAGACACCTTTGCTGCGGCTATAGGCAACCTACACGGCAAGTATCCAGTACCCAAGAAACTCGATATCGACTTACTGCGTGAGATTCGGGCAGCCATAGACTGCAATATTTCGCTGCATGGTGGCAGCGGTACACCCGGGCACTATTTTATAGAGGCCGTGAAAGTAGGCGTCACCAAGGTCAACATCAATTCCGACATGCGCGTGGCTTATCGCAAGACACTAGAGCAAGTACTAGACGACAACCCGCACGAGTTTGCCATCGTGAAGCTCATGGACGAAGTTATAGAATCTGTGCGGCTGGTGGTAGAAAGCAAAATAGATATGTTTAATGCGGCTGGCAAAGCCCAGCCATAGTTGATAGACTAAACATAAGCATGATAAAAGAGGTGGGACACTGCTATGAGTCATAATCAAATAGACGTCTTGAGCGTGGGCGACATTGTTACCGATGCGTTTATTCGTTTATACGAAGACCAGGGTGTTACCTATGAGAACGAAGACGGTAAATGGCTGGCCATTCCTTTTGGCCAGAAAGTACCATTTGACCATGTGGAAGTACTAGAAGCCGTTGGCAATGCGGCCAATGCAGCAGTCAGC is a window from the Verrucomicrobiia bacterium genome containing:
- a CDS encoding class II fructose-bisphosphate aldolase, translating into MSLSLTQMRANCSKARAAMERAQHEHFALGAFNLDNQDILKAVMHAAKNKNAPLMVEVSHGEVEALGLDNIRDMVDNYKEEFGTEVYVNLDHSPSVAAAIAGIEAGYEFIHIDISQARKDATVEEIITETRQIVDYARLTGAMIESEPHYFGGGSNLFTKAFDYEEVKKTFSTPDSARDFVDATGIDTFAAAIGNLHGKYPVPKKLDIDLLREIRAAIDCNISLHGGSGTPGHYFIEAVKVGVTKVNINSDMRVAYRKTLEQVLDDNPHEFAIVKLMDEVIESVRLVVESKIDMFNAAGKAQP